The following are encoded together in the Planococcus antarcticus DSM 14505 genome:
- the rimI gene encoding ribosomal protein S18-alanine N-acetyltransferase — MNEAVRYRKMTTADIEEVYEIESLSFTLAWTKDAFYHEMTSNEHAYYVIAETDEGIVGYCGMWLVMDEAHVTNIAIHPDQRGKKLGGGLMQATIDTAKAHGAVLMTLEARVSNIVAQNLYRKLGFKNGGIRKRYYTDNYEDAIVMW; from the coding sequence ATGAATGAAGCAGTAAGATACAGAAAAATGACGACTGCGGACATCGAAGAAGTCTACGAAATAGAAAGTTTATCATTTACCTTAGCTTGGACCAAAGATGCTTTTTACCATGAAATGACTAGCAATGAGCATGCGTATTATGTGATTGCTGAAACAGATGAAGGCATCGTTGGATACTGTGGAATGTGGCTGGTGATGGATGAAGCGCATGTCACGAATATCGCTATCCATCCTGATCAGCGCGGAAAAAAACTGGGTGGTGGTCTGATGCAAGCTACCATCGACACAGCGAAGGCGCATGGCGCAGTTCTGATGACATTGGAAGCCCGCGTCAGCAATATAGTAGCGCAAAATCTTTACCGGAAATTAGGTTTTAAAAATGGAGGCATCCGTAAGCGGTATTATACGGACAATTACGAAGATGCCATAGTGATGTGGTGA